In Streptomyces thermolilacinus SPC6, a single genomic region encodes these proteins:
- a CDS encoding ABC transporter ATP-binding protein, which yields MGIIEVRDLRKVYGDKVAVDGVSFDVEEGEVFGILGPNGAGKTTTVECVEGLRRPDGGSVRVAGYDPAADRDAVTRLLGAQLQESELQPKITVREALRLYAACYPDPADWRVLAERLGLTDRLGTRFAKLSGGQKQRLFIALALIGNPRVVVLDELTTGLDPRARRDTWQLIEDVRDSGVTVLLVTHFMEEAQRLCDRIALIDKGRVTALDTPAGLIGRTARGTEISFVPSAPLETALLAGLPSVASVAERDGGRVVVHGTDDTVHAVLSLLARLGITALHLRVTEATLDDAYLNLTGLDA from the coding sequence TCGAGGTCAGGGACCTGCGGAAGGTCTACGGGGACAAGGTTGCCGTCGACGGGGTGTCGTTCGACGTCGAGGAGGGGGAGGTCTTCGGCATCCTCGGGCCGAACGGCGCGGGCAAGACCACCACCGTCGAGTGCGTCGAGGGGCTGCGGCGGCCCGACGGCGGGAGCGTGCGCGTCGCCGGGTACGACCCCGCCGCCGACCGGGACGCCGTCACGCGGCTGCTGGGCGCGCAGCTCCAGGAGAGCGAGCTCCAGCCGAAGATCACCGTGCGGGAGGCGCTCCGGCTGTACGCCGCCTGCTACCCGGACCCCGCGGACTGGAGGGTGCTCGCCGAGCGCCTCGGGCTGACCGACCGGCTCGGCACCCGGTTCGCGAAGCTGTCCGGCGGCCAGAAGCAGCGCCTGTTCATCGCGCTCGCCCTGATCGGCAACCCCCGGGTCGTCGTCCTGGACGAGCTGACCACCGGGCTCGACCCGCGCGCCCGCCGCGACACCTGGCAGCTCATCGAGGACGTACGGGACAGCGGCGTCACCGTGCTGCTCGTCACGCACTTCATGGAGGAGGCCCAGCGGCTGTGCGACCGGATCGCCCTGATCGACAAGGGCCGGGTCACCGCGCTGGACACCCCCGCCGGGCTCATCGGGCGCACCGCGCGCGGTACGGAGATCTCGTTCGTCCCGTCCGCCCCGCTGGAAACCGCGCTCCTGGCCGGGCTGCCCTCCGTCGCCTCCGTCGCGGAGCGGGACGGCGGCCGGGTCGTCGTCCACGGCACCGACGACACCGTCCACGCCGTGCTGTCCCTCCTCGCACGGCTCGGCATCACCGCCCTCCACCTCCGCGTCACCGAGGCCACCTTGGACGACGCCTACCTCAACCTGACGGGACTGGACGCATGA
- a CDS encoding ABC transporter permease produces the protein MTALARPRPTAVKGSATAVLASEARLFLRDPAALFWILVFPTALLCVLGAIPSFREPSPDLGGLRVIDLYVPITVLLAMITSAIQSMPPVLTGYRERGILRRMSTTPVRPGALVGAQIALHGAAVAVSALLALAVGRIVFGVALPGHLPGYLVAFALAALATLALGSTVSAVSRTTKITQAVGSAVFFPAMFTAGVWLPVSAMPDTLQRIVHLTPLGAAARALDQAAAGGWPSWTHLGIMALWAVALIAAARRWFTWE, from the coding sequence ATGACCGCCCTCGCACGCCCCCGCCCCACCGCAGTCAAGGGCAGCGCCACCGCCGTCCTCGCATCCGAGGCGCGCCTCTTCCTGCGGGACCCCGCCGCCCTCTTCTGGATCCTCGTCTTCCCGACCGCGCTGCTGTGCGTGCTCGGCGCGATCCCCTCGTTCCGGGAGCCGTCGCCCGATCTGGGCGGCCTGCGCGTCATCGACCTGTACGTACCGATCACCGTGCTGCTGGCGATGATCACGTCGGCGATCCAGTCCATGCCGCCCGTCCTCACCGGCTACCGCGAGCGGGGCATCCTGCGCCGCATGTCCACCACGCCGGTGCGGCCCGGCGCGCTCGTCGGCGCGCAGATCGCCCTGCACGGCGCCGCCGTGGCCGTCTCCGCGCTGCTCGCCCTCGCCGTGGGCAGGATCGTGTTCGGCGTCGCCCTGCCCGGTCACCTCCCCGGGTACCTCGTCGCCTTCGCCCTGGCCGCGCTGGCCACCCTGGCGCTCGGCAGCACCGTCTCCGCCGTCAGCCGCACCACCAAGATCACGCAGGCGGTGGGCTCGGCGGTGTTCTTCCCCGCGATGTTCACCGCCGGGGTGTGGCTGCCGGTCTCGGCCATGCCCGACACCCTTCAGCGGATCGTCCACCTCACGCCGCTCGGCGCCGCCGCGCGGGCCCTCGACCAGGCCGCCGCGGGGGGATGGCCCTCCTGGACGCATCTGGGGATCATGGCGCTCTGGGCGGTCGCGCTGATCGCCGCGGCACGGCGCTGGTTCACCTGGGAGTAG
- a CDS encoding sensor histidine kinase, protein MRTTLEERWAQFHRYGPYIALGLSTLVSAATADLLMTRPEMYAAGALLLVSLVLQVWWTRRTRTVPPPRDGRGGGRVAGVAGPVYFGVRTLLAFALTWLNPFFAIYASLGYFESRRVLPPRAVRAGLLVTAVTMAGSQSGGLPPASSMGWAAFGTLFLFNSALAVVMDHMECKELEKAAERAATITALEAALAENAALHAQLVVQAREAGVADERRRLAAEIHDTIAQGLTGVIAQLQAVATTTDPALARRHLDRAQALARRSLGEARRSVHNLSPYALEHDTLPEALKKTVAEWAERTGVEARFTVTGTEEPLHDEVAATLLRIAQEALANAARHARADRAGVTLSYMGDEVTLDVRDDGRGFDPLAVPPRTGTGGFGLDGMRARAERIAGTVTVESEPGQGTAISARVPLVRHD, encoded by the coding sequence ATGAGGACGACGCTCGAGGAGCGGTGGGCGCAGTTCCACCGGTACGGCCCCTACATCGCGCTCGGTCTCTCGACGCTCGTGTCCGCCGCGACCGCGGACCTGTTGATGACCCGGCCCGAGATGTACGCGGCGGGGGCCCTGCTCCTGGTGTCGCTCGTCCTCCAGGTGTGGTGGACCCGCCGGACCCGCACGGTGCCCCCGCCGCGTGACGGGCGGGGCGGCGGCCGGGTGGCCGGTGTCGCGGGGCCGGTGTACTTCGGCGTCCGTACCCTCCTGGCGTTCGCCCTCACCTGGCTCAACCCGTTCTTCGCCATCTACGCCTCCCTCGGCTACTTCGAGTCCCGGCGCGTGCTCCCGCCCCGTGCCGTCCGCGCCGGGCTCCTCGTCACCGCCGTCACCATGGCCGGCTCCCAGTCCGGTGGTCTGCCGCCCGCCTCGTCGATGGGCTGGGCGGCCTTCGGGACGCTGTTCCTCTTCAACTCCGCACTCGCCGTCGTGATGGACCACATGGAGTGCAAGGAGTTGGAGAAGGCCGCCGAACGGGCCGCGACCATCACCGCCCTGGAGGCCGCCCTCGCCGAGAACGCCGCCCTCCACGCCCAACTCGTCGTCCAGGCACGGGAGGCGGGCGTCGCCGACGAGCGCCGCCGCCTCGCCGCCGAGATCCACGACACGATCGCGCAGGGCCTCACCGGTGTCATCGCCCAGCTCCAGGCGGTCGCCACCACCACCGACCCGGCGCTGGCGCGCCGGCACCTCGACCGCGCGCAGGCCCTGGCCCGCCGCTCCCTTGGTGAGGCGCGGCGCTCCGTGCACAACCTCTCGCCCTACGCCCTGGAGCACGACACGCTGCCCGAGGCACTGAAGAAGACCGTCGCCGAGTGGGCCGAACGCACCGGTGTGGAAGCCCGGTTCACCGTCACCGGCACCGAGGAGCCGCTGCACGACGAGGTCGCCGCGACCCTCCTGCGGATCGCCCAGGAGGCGCTCGCCAACGCGGCCCGCCACGCCCGCGCCGACCGGGCGGGCGTCACCCTGTCGTACATGGGCGACGAGGTCACCCTGGACGTACGGGACGACGGGCGCGGCTTCGACCCGCTCGCCGTGCCGCCGCGCACCGGCACCGGCGGCTTCGGCCTCGACGGCATGCGTGCCCGCGCGGAACGCATCGCGGGCACGGTCACCGTCGAGTCGGAGCCCGGCCAGGGCACGGCGATCAGTGCCCGCGTACCGTTGGTGCGCCATGACTGA
- a CDS encoding response regulator — protein sequence MTERDAATGGNVTSEDVSTRSGTGRPTTERLDGAPVVADEVGTCPPVTLLIVDDHPVVRDGLRGMFAADPGFHVLGEASGGVEGVRLALRLDPDVVLMDLRMPAGSGVEAIAELSRLGARAKVLVLTTYDTDSDTIPAIEAGATGYLLKDAPRADLFAAVRAAAEGRTVLSPAVASRLFSAVRKPAVPAGETLSAREREVVELVAKGMSNREIARELFISEATVKTHLTHLYGKLGVKDRAAAVAVAYDRGILG from the coding sequence ATGACTGAACGCGACGCCGCGACCGGGGGGAACGTGACCAGCGAGGACGTGAGCACGAGGTCCGGGACCGGAAGACCGACGACCGAACGGCTCGACGGCGCCCCGGTCGTGGCCGACGAGGTCGGGACCTGCCCGCCCGTCACGCTGCTGATCGTCGATGACCACCCCGTCGTACGGGACGGTCTGCGCGGCATGTTCGCAGCCGACCCCGGCTTCCACGTGCTGGGCGAGGCCTCCGGCGGGGTTGAGGGCGTCCGGCTCGCCTTGCGCCTCGACCCGGACGTCGTGCTGATGGACCTGCGCATGCCCGCCGGGAGCGGGGTGGAGGCCATCGCGGAGCTGTCCCGGCTCGGTGCCCGCGCCAAGGTGCTCGTGCTCACCACGTACGACACGGACTCCGACACGATCCCCGCCATCGAGGCGGGCGCGACCGGCTACCTGCTCAAGGACGCGCCCCGCGCGGACCTGTTCGCGGCGGTGCGGGCGGCCGCGGAGGGACGGACGGTCCTGTCGCCCGCCGTCGCCTCCCGTCTCTTCTCCGCCGTCAGGAAACCGGCCGTACCGGCGGGCGAGACGCTGTCCGCCCGCGAGCGCGAAGTCGTCGAACTCGTCGCCAAGGGCATGTCCAACCGCGAGATCGCCCGCGAGCTGTTCATCAGCGAGGCCACGGTCAAGACCCATCTGACCCATCTGTACGGCAAGCTCGGCGTGAAGGACCGCGCGGCCGCGGTGGCCGTCGCCTACGACCGGGGCATCCTCGGCTGA
- a CDS encoding COG1361 family protein — protein MKTTRTLATAVAAAVTAPLLLLAAAPAYATTVTPPPALPAVAEPSSFTKGPSIADLEKAVAKARKAHEAAVAAKKAAYEKLLVAVSDTTPEALAAAAAKKEADATAAAHTAAVKALDEAKAKLAALPDTATEEEREAAEKAVTDAQTAAEKAASVKAAADRQQADASKALADMQVAAFQADHLAGEAVKKAAADLAAAEKALADAKKDQDDGLCAGDDAFVAELTGLPEKVTAGTAVDLTVRVTNNTGEAVDRAFGQVTLEPGSKELVPLFKPQYRTATSDKWRDWNSWGIGVNVGALKPGAHADFKLRLNPAASLKNWSGSLRVDAYYERGDDCALNPTSKSHKFQVVAPTVTPPPTTTPNTPAQQGGTTTTPLTGGTTTTTGGTLAKTGSSDAMGGLAAASGAAVALGAAAVFATRRRRTTGA, from the coding sequence GTGAAGACCACACGTACTCTCGCAACGGCCGTCGCCGCTGCTGTCACCGCGCCGCTCCTCCTCCTCGCCGCCGCCCCGGCGTACGCGACCACGGTGACCCCGCCGCCCGCGCTCCCGGCCGTCGCCGAGCCGTCCTCGTTCACGAAGGGCCCGTCGATCGCGGACCTGGAGAAGGCCGTGGCCAAGGCCCGCAAGGCGCACGAGGCGGCGGTGGCCGCCAAGAAGGCCGCCTACGAGAAGCTGCTGGTGGCGGTCTCCGACACCACGCCGGAGGCCCTCGCGGCCGCCGCCGCCAAGAAGGAGGCCGATGCGACGGCCGCCGCGCACACCGCCGCGGTGAAGGCCCTGGACGAGGCGAAGGCGAAGCTCGCGGCTCTGCCCGACACGGCCACCGAGGAGGAGCGCGAGGCCGCCGAGAAGGCCGTCACGGACGCGCAGACCGCCGCCGAGAAGGCCGCGTCCGTGAAGGCCGCCGCCGACCGGCAGCAGGCCGATGCCAGCAAGGCCCTCGCCGACATGCAGGTGGCCGCCTTCCAGGCGGACCACCTGGCCGGGGAAGCCGTCAAGAAGGCCGCCGCCGACCTGGCCGCCGCCGAGAAGGCGCTCGCCGACGCGAAGAAGGACCAGGACGACGGCTTGTGCGCCGGGGACGACGCCTTCGTCGCCGAACTGACCGGCCTGCCCGAGAAGGTCACCGCCGGCACCGCCGTGGACCTCACGGTGCGGGTCACGAACAACACCGGCGAGGCGGTGGACCGCGCGTTCGGGCAGGTCACCCTGGAGCCCGGCAGCAAGGAGCTCGTCCCCCTCTTCAAGCCCCAGTACCGCACGGCCACGTCCGACAAGTGGCGCGACTGGAACTCGTGGGGCATCGGTGTCAACGTCGGCGCGCTGAAGCCCGGCGCCCACGCGGACTTCAAGCTGCGGCTGAACCCCGCTGCCTCGCTGAAGAACTGGTCGGGCTCGCTGAGGGTGGATGCCTACTACGAGCGCGGCGACGACTGCGCCCTGAACCCGACGTCGAAGTCCCACAAGTTCCAGGTCGTGGCGCCCACCGTGACGCCCCCGCCCACCACGACGCCCAACACGCCGGCGCAGCAGGGCGGCACCACCACCACGCCGCTGACCGGCGGTACGACGACCACGACGGGCGGCACGCTCGCCAAGACCGGCTCGTCCGACGCCATGGGCGGCCTCGCCGCCGCGAGCGGCGCCGCGGTGGCGCTGGGCGCGGCCGCCGTGTTCGCCACGCGCCGCCGCCGTACGACGGGCGCCTGA
- the cobM gene encoding precorrin-4 C(11)-methyltransferase: MTVYFIGAGPGAADLITVRGARTLASCRVCLYAGSLVPEELLAECPPDARLVDTARMDLDAITAELVAAHEAGHDVARLHSGDPSVFSAVAEQMRRLDAAGVPYEVVPGVPAFAAAAAALKRELTVPTVGQTVILTRVAQQATPMPEGEDLATLGRSGALLVLHLAARYVDRVVAELVPHYGEDCPAAVVAMASRPDELVLRGTLADIAAQTKAAGITRTAVILVGRTLAATQFRDSHLYSPERDRHVCD; encoded by the coding sequence ATGACGGTCTACTTCATCGGTGCCGGCCCGGGTGCCGCCGACCTGATCACGGTGCGGGGCGCCCGTACCCTCGCGTCCTGCCGGGTGTGCCTGTACGCGGGCTCCCTCGTCCCCGAGGAACTGCTGGCCGAGTGCCCGCCGGACGCCCGGCTCGTGGACACGGCCCGCATGGACCTGGACGCCATCACGGCGGAGCTGGTCGCCGCGCACGAGGCCGGCCACGACGTGGCGCGGCTGCACTCCGGCGACCCGTCCGTGTTCAGCGCGGTCGCGGAGCAGATGCGGCGCCTGGACGCGGCAGGTGTCCCGTACGAGGTGGTGCCGGGCGTACCGGCGTTCGCGGCGGCCGCGGCGGCCCTCAAGCGGGAGCTGACCGTTCCGACCGTCGGCCAGACCGTCATCCTGACGCGCGTCGCGCAGCAGGCGACGCCCATGCCGGAGGGCGAGGACCTGGCGACCCTCGGCCGCAGCGGCGCCCTGCTGGTGCTGCACCTCGCGGCCCGGTACGTGGACCGCGTCGTCGCCGAACTCGTCCCGCACTACGGCGAGGACTGCCCGGCCGCCGTCGTGGCGATGGCCAGCCGCCCCGACGAACTGGTGCTGCGCGGCACCCTCGCGGACATCGCCGCGCAGACGAAGGCCGCGGGCATCACGCGTACGGCGGTCATCCTCGTCGGCCGGACGCTCGCCGCGACGCAGTTCCGCGACAGCCACCTGTACTCGCCCGAGCGCGACCGGCACGTCTGCGACTGA
- a CDS encoding bifunctional cobalt-precorrin-7 (C(5))-methyltransferase/cobalt-precorrin-6B (C(15))-methyltransferase yields the protein MTVVGIGADGWPGLPEPSRAALRAADVVIGGAPRQLDLLPDEVTARRVPWPSPLRPAVPALLAAHADRAVAVLASGDPMFHGIGRALAQAVGPHRLRVLPHPSSVAYACARMGWPQEDTETVTLVGRPLDTLSAALHDGRRLIVLSAGAATPAEVAALLRARGYGPSRLSVLEQLGHPERERALHGTADDWPHPPGDPLNLVAVECVRAPGAPRLGAVPGLPDDAYEHDGQLTKRHVRAATLAALAPAPGELLWDIGGGSGSIGIEWMRVHRTCRAISVERDPVRAGRVARNAAALGVPGLRVVTAAAPAGLAELDAPDAVFIGGGLTAPGLLDACWAALRPGGRLVANTVTLESEALLAERYRRHGGELVRLAVAHAVPVGGFTGWRQAMPVTQWSVTKAGAEEQQ from the coding sequence ATCACCGTCGTGGGCATCGGCGCCGACGGCTGGCCCGGCCTGCCCGAGCCCTCCCGCGCCGCCCTGCGCGCCGCCGACGTGGTGATCGGCGGCGCCCCCCGCCAGCTTGACCTGCTCCCGGACGAGGTGACCGCCCGGCGCGTCCCCTGGCCCAGCCCCCTTCGCCCCGCCGTACCCGCCCTCCTCGCGGCGCACGCCGACCGGGCCGTCGCCGTCCTGGCGAGCGGCGACCCCATGTTCCACGGCATCGGCCGCGCCCTCGCCCAGGCCGTGGGCCCGCACCGGCTGCGCGTCCTGCCGCACCCGTCCTCCGTCGCGTACGCCTGCGCCCGCATGGGCTGGCCGCAGGAGGACACCGAGACGGTCACCCTCGTCGGGCGCCCCCTCGACACCCTGTCCGCCGCCCTCCACGACGGCCGCCGCCTCATCGTGCTGAGCGCGGGCGCCGCCACCCCCGCCGAGGTGGCCGCCCTGCTGCGCGCCCGCGGCTACGGCCCGAGCCGCCTGAGCGTGCTGGAGCAGCTCGGCCACCCGGAGCGGGAACGCGCCCTGCACGGCACCGCCGACGACTGGCCGCACCCGCCGGGCGACCCCCTGAACCTCGTCGCCGTCGAGTGCGTCCGAGCCCCCGGAGCGCCGCGCCTCGGAGCCGTACCGGGGCTTCCGGACGACGCGTACGAGCACGACGGGCAGCTCACCAAGCGCCACGTCCGCGCCGCGACGCTCGCCGCGCTGGCGCCCGCCCCCGGCGAGCTGCTGTGGGACATCGGCGGCGGCTCGGGCTCCATCGGCATCGAGTGGATGCGCGTCCACCGCACCTGCCGCGCCATCAGCGTCGAACGCGACCCCGTACGCGCCGGTCGCGTCGCCCGCAACGCCGCCGCCCTCGGCGTGCCCGGCCTGCGCGTGGTCACCGCCGCCGCACCCGCCGGGCTTGCGGAACTCGACGCGCCCGACGCGGTGTTCATCGGCGGCGGCCTCACCGCGCCCGGCCTGCTCGACGCCTGCTGGGCGGCGCTGCGCCCCGGTGGACGGCTGGTCGCCAACACCGTGACGCTGGAGTCGGAGGCGCTGCTCGCCGAGCGGTACCGGCGGCACGGCGGCGAGCTCGTACGGCTGGCGGTCGCGCACGCCGTGCCGGTGGGCGGTTTCACCGGCTGGCGGCAGGCGATGCCGGTCACGCAGTGGTCCGTAACGAAGGCGGGAGCAGAGGAACAGCAATGA
- a CDS encoding MerR family transcriptional regulator, which yields MGLLTIGAFAHATRLSAKALRRYDELGLLRPVRVDPYSGYRYYAPEQLERARLVAWLRRIGMPLARIGAVCDLYDASDRAGAAREVRAYWARVEADTAARRDLASFLVDHLSGDLPEGLSGNEDPTMTTTRELTIRYAAVTDRGLVRETNQDAAYAGERLLAVADGYGASGADAGAAAIEALRPLEAMAPGRAGDLLNALEDAVLRANEAVRGYDESGTTLTAMLWTGSRLALVHVGDTRAYLLRDGRLYRVTHDHTVVQAMVDEGRLTPEEAASHPQRALLLRALDGAEASGRAPEVRLHEARAGDRYLLCSDGLSAVVPEAEVLEALAAAATPSDAAHLLVAAAHAHGAPDNTACAVAHVAG from the coding sequence GTGGGCCTGCTGACCATCGGCGCGTTCGCGCACGCCACCCGGCTGTCCGCGAAGGCGCTGCGCCGGTACGACGAGCTGGGTCTGCTGCGGCCGGTCCGGGTCGATCCGTACAGCGGCTACCGCTACTACGCGCCGGAGCAGCTGGAGCGGGCGCGGCTGGTGGCGTGGCTGCGGCGGATCGGGATGCCGCTGGCGCGGATCGGCGCGGTGTGCGACCTGTACGACGCGTCGGACAGGGCCGGTGCGGCGCGGGAGGTCCGCGCGTACTGGGCCCGCGTCGAAGCCGACACGGCGGCCCGCCGTGACCTGGCCTCCTTCCTCGTGGACCACCTTTCGGGAGACCTTCCGGAAGGCCTCTCGGGAAACGAGGACCCGACGATGACCACCACGAGGGAACTGACCATCCGGTACGCCGCCGTCACGGACCGCGGACTGGTGCGCGAGACCAACCAGGACGCCGCGTACGCCGGGGAGCGGCTGCTCGCGGTCGCCGACGGGTACGGCGCGTCCGGCGCCGACGCCGGGGCCGCCGCCATCGAGGCGCTCCGCCCCCTGGAGGCCATGGCGCCCGGCCGGGCGGGCGACCTGCTCAACGCCCTGGAGGACGCGGTGCTGCGCGCCAACGAGGCGGTGCGCGGCTACGACGAGTCCGGTACGACCCTGACGGCGATGCTGTGGACGGGGTCGCGGCTGGCGCTGGTCCATGTGGGTGACACCCGGGCGTATCTGCTGCGCGACGGGCGGCTGTACCGCGTCACGCACGACCACACCGTGGTGCAGGCCATGGTGGACGAGGGGCGCCTCACCCCGGAGGAGGCCGCGTCGCACCCGCAGCGCGCGCTGCTGCTGCGGGCGCTGGACGGGGCGGAGGCGTCGGGCCGCGCCCCGGAGGTACGGCTCCACGAGGCGCGTGCGGGGGACCGGTACCTGCTGTGCTCGGACGGGCTGTCGGCTGTGGTCCCGGAGGCCGAGGTCCTGGAGGCACTGGCCGCGGCGGCCACCCCGTCGGACGCCGCCCACCTCCTGGTGGCCGCCGCCCACGCGCACGGCGCCCCGGACAACACCGCCTGCGCGGTGGCCCATGTAGCGGGCTGA
- a CDS encoding ABC transporter permease → MSTTAPQSQRQPAAGASGAYDTAFVAPRADELAALLVTGADRRPPRPSALSASLTFGWRAMLKIKHVPEQLFDVTAFPVMMVLMYAYLFGGALAGSVSSYIQFLLPGILTMSVVMITMYTGISVNTDIEKGVFDRFRPLPIWRPAPMVGYLLGDVVRYLIASAVMLSVGMLIGYRPDGGVAGVLAGVALLMVFSFAFSWIWTMFGLLLRSEKSVMGVSMMVIFPLTFLSNVFVDPRTMPGWLQAFVNNSPMTHLATSVRELMAGGRPMADIAWTLGWSAAFVLVFGAVTMRLYNRK, encoded by the coding sequence ATGAGCACCACGGCGCCCCAGTCCCAGCGGCAGCCCGCCGCGGGGGCTTCCGGCGCGTACGACACCGCCTTCGTCGCCCCGCGCGCCGACGAGCTGGCCGCCCTGCTCGTCACGGGCGCGGACCGGCGCCCGCCCCGCCCGTCCGCGCTGTCGGCGTCGCTGACGTTCGGCTGGCGGGCGATGCTGAAGATCAAGCACGTGCCGGAGCAGCTGTTCGACGTGACGGCGTTCCCGGTCATGATGGTGCTGATGTACGCCTACCTCTTCGGCGGCGCGCTCGCCGGGTCGGTGTCGTCGTACATCCAGTTCCTGCTGCCGGGCATCCTCACGATGAGCGTCGTGATGATCACCATGTACACCGGGATCTCGGTCAACACGGACATCGAGAAGGGCGTCTTCGACCGGTTCCGCCCCCTGCCGATCTGGCGCCCCGCGCCGATGGTCGGATATCTGCTGGGCGACGTGGTCCGGTACCTGATCGCGTCCGCCGTGATGCTGTCGGTGGGGATGCTGATCGGCTACCGGCCGGACGGCGGGGTCGCCGGGGTGCTGGCGGGGGTGGCGCTGCTGATGGTCTTCTCGTTCGCGTTCTCGTGGATCTGGACGATGTTCGGCCTGCTGCTGCGCAGCGAGAAGTCCGTGATGGGCGTCAGCATGATGGTGATCTTCCCGCTGACGTTCCTGAGCAACGTCTTCGTGGACCCGCGCACGATGCCGGGCTGGCTCCAGGCGTTCGTCAACAACAGCCCGATGACCCACCTGGCCACCTCGGTCCGCGAACTGATGGCGGGCGGCCGCCCTATGGCCGACATCGCGTGGACCCTGGGCTGGTCGGCGGCGTTCGTCCTGGTCTTCGGCGCGGTGACGATGCGGCTGTACAACCGGAAGTGA
- a CDS encoding daunorubicin resistance protein DrrA family ABC transporter ATP-binding protein, producing the protein MTPQPPPASPLAVETHALVKVFGTTRAVDGIDLRVPAGTVYGVLGPNGAGKTTAVKMLATLLRPDGGEARVFGRDVVRDADAVRGRVSLTGQYASVDEDLTGTENLVLLGRLLGHSRAAARDRSAQLLEAFGLSGAAGRQVKHYSGGMRRRIDIAASILNTPDLLFLDEPTTGLDPRSRNQVWDIVRAVVAQGTTVLLTTQYLDEADQLASRIAVIDRGRVIAEGTKGELKASVGSGAVHVRLREPGQRERAARVLTGTLGATVQLDPDPVALTATVDGHRTELGAAEQAARALSELARAGVTVDNFALGQPSLDEVFLALTGKEGPV; encoded by the coding sequence ATGACCCCCCAGCCCCCTCCCGCGTCCCCCCTCGCCGTGGAGACCCACGCCCTGGTCAAGGTCTTCGGCACGACCCGCGCCGTCGACGGCATCGACCTGCGCGTCCCCGCCGGGACGGTGTACGGGGTGCTCGGCCCGAACGGCGCGGGCAAGACGACCGCCGTGAAGATGCTGGCCACGCTGCTGCGGCCGGACGGCGGCGAGGCCCGCGTGTTCGGCAGGGACGTGGTGCGCGACGCCGACGCCGTACGCGGCCGGGTGAGCCTGACCGGGCAGTACGCGTCGGTGGACGAGGACCTGACCGGCACGGAGAACCTGGTCCTCCTCGGCCGTCTGCTCGGCCACTCCCGCGCGGCGGCCCGCGACCGCTCGGCGCAGCTGCTGGAGGCCTTCGGGCTGTCGGGCGCGGCGGGCAGGCAGGTCAAGCACTACTCGGGCGGGATGAGGCGCCGCATCGACATCGCCGCGTCCATCCTCAACACGCCCGACCTGCTGTTCCTGGACGAGCCGACGACCGGCCTCGACCCGCGCTCCCGCAACCAGGTGTGGGACATCGTCCGCGCGGTCGTCGCCCAGGGCACGACGGTGCTGCTCACCACGCAGTACCTGGACGAGGCCGACCAGCTGGCGTCCCGGATCGCGGTCATCGACCGGGGCCGGGTCATCGCGGAGGGCACGAAGGGCGAGCTGAAGGCGTCGGTCGGCTCCGGAGCCGTGCACGTACGGCTCCGGGAGCCCGGCCAGCGGGAGCGCGCCGCGCGGGTGCTGACCGGGACGCTCGGGGCGACCGTGCAGCTCGACCCGGACCCGGTCGCGCTCACCGCGACGGTCGACGGGCACCGCACGGAGCTGGGCGCGGCGGAGCAGGCGGCGCGGGCGCTGTCGGAGCTGGCCCGCGCGGGGGTCACGGTGGACAACTTCGCGCTGGGACAGCCCAGCCTCGACGAGGTGTTCCTGGCGCTGACGGGCAAGGAGGGCCCGGTATGA